The following proteins are encoded in a genomic region of Corylus avellana chromosome ca4, CavTom2PMs-1.0:
- the LOC132179795 gene encoding MLP-like protein 43 — translation MASLKGKLETEIEIKADPQKFYEIFKKQAHQVPNATPDHIQAVEVHEGDWETHGSVKLWKYTVEGNAEVFKEKVEFDDASKTVTLVGVEGDVMKSYKTFKPIFKVTPKAGGSLATLSIEYEKLRADVPAPNKYFTMMLNIAKDVDAHLVKA, via the exons ATGGCCTCTCTAAAGGGTAAGTTGGAGACTGAAATAGAGATTAAGGCAGATCCTCAGAAGTTTTACGAAATCTTTAAGAAACAAGCCCACCAAGTTCCCAATGCCACTCCTGACCATATACAGGCAGTTGAGGTGCATGAAGGTGATTGGGAGACACATGGCTCTGTCAAGCTCTGGAAATACACCGTGG AGGGGAATGCCGAGGTTTTCAAAGAGAAGGTTGAGTTTGATGATGCAAGCAAGACAGTAACTCTTGTTGGTGTTGAAGGAGATGTGATGAAGAGTTACAAGACCTTTAAGCCCATCTTTAAGGTTACTCCCAAGGCTGGTGGCAGCTTGGCGACATTGAGTATTGAATATGAGAAACTGAGAGCTGATGTTCCTGCACCAAACAAGTACTTCACCATGATGCTTAACATCGCTAAGGATGTTGATGCACATCTTGTGAAGGCATGA